CCGTGCTCGAGAGCTGCATGCATGATACCAACGTGGACATTATTGACCCAGCAGAAACCAGAAGGATAAGAAGCAGAACAATGATGGCCGGGAGGTCGAACGCCTACAAAGGCGCGGCGCGGACCCGAGCCAAAGACTGAGTCGATGGCTTCACAAACAGCTCCCAGAGCGCCTTCCATAGCATTCAGGGACTCTGAGCAGAGGTACAAGTCACCTTCGTGAAATTTCTCGGGAGGTTTATCCGTCCCCCGGTTCATTTCAGGCCTTTGGAGTTCCTTTCCACCCATTGCAAGCTTTGATTCGGCCGCCTCGCACATCATCTTGAGCtcctccatccattttgCTCCATGCACGTTGACTACAGCTGGTGAAAGTAGAGAAAGACTACGATCCGTCTTGTGTATCCGGAAAGGGACCCCTTGAAGATGTTCTGCTTCCCTTCCTGGATGAAGTGGGTATTCACCTTCACAATGTCTACCGCCCAAGCGTACATAGGCTGCGGAAACACCTAATACTGCAGCCCTTATCCGCTCGGGCCGTTCAACAATATTACCAAGAGCCGCACGAGAAGTTCGAGGTCGGGAGAAACGGTGGCCGTAGACAGCGTCGTTCAGGACTACAATCGTTTGGGTCGGACGGGTGGTGATAGAGCTATGATGCACCCTCAGCTCAGCTTTCAAGTTGTCGTGTGCAATAGAACGGGGTGTTGGTCGAATCTTTTCTTGATAAGATGCCCTACGTGTTGGTGACATGACATGTGCCACGCTCGAACGTCTTGAAGTTGAACCAGGCCCGATTCCATTAGAAGAGCGCAGTGAGTTCATGGAGGCTTTCCGTAGGAGGGTAGGTGTGCCCAAGGAGGGGTCCTGGGACGGGCTTCGTGAAGGTGCTCGAGCATTTGGTGCTGGTGACTGCGAAGTACGGCGGCCCGATGGACGGAACGGAGAGGCAGGTTCGGAGGCAAGGCGGGACGGAGCTCGGCCGGGCGAAGTGGAGATGTTGAGTTGCTTCAACGACTGAGCCAAGTCGTCATGTTCGGGCTGTCTGAGATTCCGGATGGAGGACTGCCGCCGGAGCGACAGTGATGGCCGGGATGAAGAAGCCATGAGGCTGGATACTCGATAGTGCAGCCAGATTCAGAGGGCGACGAGAGAGGAATATCGGTGACTTGGATCGATCCAAGACAGTATCAGACCCGTTTAGTAGCGGGGTAGTCTATTGACCGGTAGTTTGGTTGACTGAGACGCAAAGAGACAAGTCACAGCCAAATGGCCTAACTTAATCTCTAATCGCCTTGGGAATAGCTCCGTTTCGAATTTCTTTGCGGCTTGGACTTTTTCTTTGATGGAGATGTCGGTGACGTCTTGCCCCTGTTTGGATACTCGATAGTAGAGATAAGATCGCGTCTGGAGAAACGCGACGGGTCACGTGTCTATAGTTATGACGCTGTTCGTTTGGGGTTATCAATAACTTTGAGTTGGGATTGCGAGGAGAGAAAAGTTCTTTATAGGCTACTTAATCTCATTACCAGGAAATGACTATATACGTATGATATTGAAGTGTATCTCTCCCCTATTTCTGCTTGTTCGGTTAAAAACATTAAGAGCACCACGGATTTAATATGTATGTACACCTGGCATACCCTACGTGTACATTCATAAACAATGCCTTACTCTAGTTGCCGTATCCCGTCGGGACGGCACCGTGGGATTAATTATCGTGTTGGCGATAGATTAACTGAAGATCTTATGCACAGAGCACCCTTGTTATTAATATGTTTAACGACGTGCTAAATCTGCCAACAAGCTGAGATCTATCCATGACCCTTGTCCTAATAAATAAGTCATAAATAAATACGAAGGGAGAGCAATTGTGTAGACTTGTACAGAGTAGAAACCACTCATTTAGTCTATAAACAGAAAGCGAAGACTCTCATCGTCAGATCTTGCACGAGGTCGCTTGGATGTCTTGATTTGTTGCCCAAGATAGTAACCTTGGCGAGCGAGTTGCGAAACATTGGACTCACCGCTAACAAGAGTGACTGAATCTCGTCTTTCCACTCCTCTAGCATGCACCTTTCATTTCTTCTCAATGACAACTGACAGTCCCTTTCTACAAGCAGGCTCCAAGTCTCGACAGCTGGCTCACTATTACCCCTCGCATCTATTTTATCCATCCCAATCCCTGTAAGGAATAGTGGGATGCTACGCCCCATGCAACCGAGACATCGTGATCCACTACGGACGGTCCTTGTCTCTCTCGTTAGGCTGATTGATGGATCTAACATGACTTCGTTTCCGCATAGTCGGGCGTTTGAAGGATGCGGGACTGCAGTAACAACGGACGGTCGATGCAGGTGAAGTGGTGGCTACGTTGTGTCGTTGTGTCGTGTCCCTGCCGAGCCTTTATGGTTATACTGGAGATTCGAAAAGAGGCCCAACATTTCTGcaaatatagaattatttcCATGTCACAAATTGTGAGTGGCATAGGCCGCTGATTCAAAATGACATACGGTCGGACACAGCACTGTGCCATTATTGGTTGTTAGTACAACACTCAAAATGAGTTCTTGTCTAGCGGATAGCTAAACAAACTTTCCGTAACGAGTCACCTTGCATGACAGGCAGGGCTGAGTGATTCACGAGATCTTGTACATCCATACCAGCTCGGAGCCGGTGGAATTTTCTGCTGGGGCCATGACATGTGTTGGCACGAAGTTGATCCTTCGTTTGCCGGACCAAGAACCGATCTACTTTGTCATAATACTGTAGACTAAAAATGCACCGGTTATCTATTGAGTGATATTCGGGCTCTAGATGCAGTGGTCCAAATTGCAATCTGCTCATCGGCAAGGGTAAGGACTGATCTGTCCAACGATAACCTTTAAAAAACGCCAAAGGAAACTGTACGATGTGTCTCCGAATACCCCTTGTGGCCATTGGCATAACAACAATGACAATTTAAAACCCTTGACTTGCCAAGAAACGAGTTCAGTACTGAATTTACGTCTGCCCAGACAATGAGAGCGGAAGACGGCATTTGCTGTCATTTCTTGATGGCCCATGAACTCTCACTTTCAACGTTCTTGGCTGGGGGTCTTTTGACTGGGGCCACCTGAATTCTTTGCAAAGCCCTTGTTCACCTTTATCTAGCTAGCTCGAGAAACAGTGGCTTTTTCGTCCAGTCCCCCCCTTCTCCTCTCCCGCTAGCGCAGGGCACCCCTGCTTGGCCCTGGCCCGATCATGACTCCCGTTGCAATTCTGTCTAAGAGGCGTCTCCATCGTTACCACCAAATATCTGCGTTCAATTCACAAAGTGTGCCTAATTGCCTCTCGACCTCTCAGCCGCACCATAGCGTCTCTGCTAATTGGTCCACCTGGCCCCAAAAGACCTGGGGTTTTGCCTCGTGGATGCTGGATGCCCGGGGCTAGCTCAATAAACTGACCGCAAGCTTCCTAGCGTTATGTGCCTGTCTGTCTTTGTGCTTGTCCATTGCTCAATCAAGCGAGGTGATGGACCGACCCTGGAAGAGGAGCTGAGAGCTCAGTTCAGGTCGGGCTTCGTGAATAAATTCCCGACTGTCGGCCCTTCACCCGTCGAGTTTGTTTCCGGTGAATTTGGCTCTCCCGTTCTCGTAATTTGTCTGTATAAGTGACTGTGCCGTCTTCCTCTAAATCAACTCCGATCTGACACAACATTGTCCCGAGACACTCAAATTCCACCAACTCGACAAACAATTCAAAATGAAGAgcgttgttctttctgtcCTGGCCAGTGGTGCCGCTGCTCAGATTACTCTTGGTTCTATGGGTGGTCTGGGTCTTAGCCCTGAGCTCTTCCAAAACGCTGCCATCAACCCCAGCGACCCCGAATACGCAACCTGCCAGGACGCCGTTTCACTCGTTCAGAAATGTGTTTCCTCTGTTGGCGGTTTGGACGCTGCTCCCACCGCTGACGCCGAGGCTCTCGTCGCCTGCGCTTGTTGTGACGGTAGTGAAAACGCTGCTCCTCTTTACTCGGTCTGCTCCAGCTACCTCGAGGATGAGGCACCCGAGAACACCTCCCAATATGAAGGTAAGTCGCACATGCAGATAGCCATCATGTTTTAGGGCAGTGCTCTAACAACCCATGCAGCTTACGGCACTCTTTACAGTGCATGCAAGATTGGCGGTGCCAAATGCACTGGTGGCAGCGGCAGCGCCAGTGGCAGTAGCCGCAGTGTCATTGCCCGTCCCACAGCAactgaagatgatgatgaggaccGCTCAACTATTACTACCAGCCCTGCTCAGCAGACCTATGCTTCGGCCTGTGTAGACATGCTGGGCATCTTCACTTCTTGCACAGCCAAGGACCGTGATTTCACAAACCTCCCCTTCAAGGAGCAGGCCGAGTGCTACTGGTAAGTTTCCCATCCAATATATATTCGCTTCCATACTGACTATTTGAAAGCTGCCGTGGCTCCGGTAATGACCTGACCTGGACCGATGCTATGGACAACTATGCTCGGACCTGCGCCGACTGGGCACGAACTGGCGAGTCCAAGACCGCCTACTCAGGTTTGTTTCTTACTTCTGATCACTTCGAACCAGAGCTAACTTGACAATAGTTGCCAAGACATTTGCTACCTTCTGCGAGCGCTTCTCCAACGTTTGCGAGTTTGCTGGTGCTCAGACTCAAGGATCTGATTCTGATGAGTCCACCCAGGCCAGCACGACTGAAAACTCCAGCTCCCGCCAGACCGACGATTCCAGTGACAGCAATGACAACGATAGCGagaccagcaacaacaatgcCGGTCCTGTCACCGTCACCGTCGACGCTCAGCCTACCGAGACTGGTAACGATGCCACTTCGGCTCGCGCTGGCTTCGGTGCCGTCCTGGCCGTCATTGCTGCTTTGGCTATTACTCTATAAACGTAGCAAGACACAACTGAATTGGGGAGCGATGgagttaattaattcttttccGTCTTCGAGAAGACGTGTTGGTTCTAACGACTTATCCGGAATGTTGAATGAGACACCACATGGGAATGTATGGCCAACGCTTGGTTTTCTCTGTTGGCATGCGCTTGAGCGAATACATGCAGTATATAGATTCCGTtgttaattataataacccATTTTCAACAAACACCTTTTTGTGATTGGCGCAGCCAGCTTATTCCGATCGTAGATCTATGCCAACACCCTTCAATGCTCCAACTGCCCATTCCGGATATTCTGCCTTGTCAGCATATAGCCAAGCAAAGAATTGTCGCACAAATGCAGGGAAGCGATCCTCAAGAATTGTCTCTCGTATTTGGCGCATGAGATTCAATTGGTAGAAGACGTTGTGAATCGTCAACAAGTGCGCCGCTACAGTCTCTTTAGAAGCGTTGTGGTGGATAAATGCCCGTGTGACACCCATCCCTCCTTCAGCAGTTGATTTGCAGACCATACACTTACAGTCCTCCTCGACAGGGCTGAAATCGTCGGCGTACTTCTTGTTGCGCATGTTGAGAACGCCATGCTTGGTAACTGCGTTTCCAAATCGAGCGGTTCGTGTAGGCCACACGCAGTCAAACATGTCGGCACCCAGCGCAACACTCACCACCAGATCTTCAGGATAGCCAATGCCCATGACGTATCGTGGCTTCAGTTCAGGAAGCATTTCTGTGCAAGTCGCGACCACTTTGCAATAATCTGCTTTCGCTTCACCACCACTGAGTCCGCCGATTGCAATACCAGGTGTGTCACGGGCCAGCATTTCGCGACAGCACTCTCGACGCATTTCAAGGTCCAGACCACCCTGGATAATACAAAATAGGTTTTGCGATTCGGGCTTCTTGTGGGCTGTGATACATCGGTCCAGCCATCGCACGCTGCGTTCCATAGCCTCCCTCATCCGAGCCTTGTCGGGTGATGTTGTAACAAGGACATCGTCGAGTTGCATCATGATATCGCTGCCAATACTGTTTTGTAATGACATGGAGTGTTCGGGCGTCAGTAGCATAGGTGTGCCATCATGAGGACTCAAAAATTCAACACCCTTTTCAGTGATGGTGGCAAGTTTGAGCAGACTGACCATTTGGAATCTAGTAACAAGTATTAGTCACTAAGTCGTTCATCAACACAAAAAGAACATACCCGCCACTGTCAGTCAGAATGTTGCGGTTCCATCCCTGAAGCTTGTGTGCTCCGCCTATAGCATCCAAAACCTCTTGTCCGGGCTTTAAACCAAGGTGATATGTGTTGTTCAAACACAACATGCAGCCCGTCTCTTCAAGTTGCTCTGGGGTAATGCCTTTCAAAGACGCCTGAGTTGCCACAGGCATAAATATGGGAAGTTGAACAACACCGTGAGGGAGAGTAAGAATTGATGCTCGTGCTCTAGTGGTCTACCTTGGAGAGTATGTGTTAGTCTTGTGCATCTTGACCCCGGGGTCAACCACTAAACGAAGCCATCACCCTGTTGTGAGACTCACGGAGCATTTTGCAACAAGCTCGTGTGTCAAGGCAGGCGAGTTGTAGATGTTTGCTGCTGACGAAGCCATTCTCTTGATACTTGATTGCATTCGGTTTACCTGGACTACTTGGCAatataagaaagaaaaggaacacCTATTCACGCCTCATAATCGTGTTAGTCGTTGACTGGGATTTTTTATTTCATAGTCACAACGATTACCAGTGCAGGGTTGGTGGGGTTTCCTATCGAAATAGGGTGCGGTGCTTGAGCTAATTGGCCAATGAGGCCACCCCGGGATATCACCGGTAGATTCCGCCCAGCTTCAATCCCAGCGAATTTTCGTCGACTTCAAGCTATACGTCTGTAGCTCATCACGACGATACCAGAACGGCAAGTCAATTGAGCCCATCGAAAGCTCTCTGAGCCGAAATGGTGACAACGAACCTCTCGCCCGGGGGGCGGCTGATGAGGGCATCCCGACTGTTCTCTCTCCCCAAGCCATTGCCTGAACCTCAGTCGAGCAACTTGCACATTGGTGATCACAAGTCTCCCACCATGACAAGACAATACCCGCAGCACCAGGCCATCACGTCTCCTCTCTCATCGCGAGAGAAGGGCGATTGGGGATTTAAGCGACCGTTTCCCCTCAAGTCCACCTTGACAACCTCAACACCCTTGATCCGAGTCAAACAAGTCGATTCTATCG
This Fusarium poae strain DAOMC 252244 chromosome 3, whole genome shotgun sequence DNA region includes the following protein-coding sequences:
- a CDS encoding hypothetical protein (SECRETED:SignalP(1-15)); this translates as MKSVVLSVLASGAAAQITLGSMGGLGLSPELFQNAAINPSDPEYATCQDAVSLVQKCVSSVGGLDAAPTADAEALVACACCDGSENAAPLYSVCSSYLEDEAPENTSQYEAYGTLYSACKIGGAKCTGGSGSASGSSRSVIARPTATEDDDEDRSTITTSPAQQTYASACVDMLGIFTSCTAKDRDFTNLPFKEQAECYCCRGSGNDLTWTDAMDNYARTCADWARTGESKTAYSVAKTFATFCERFSNVCEFAGAQTQGSDSDESTQASTTENSSSRQTDDSSDSNDNDSETSNNNAGPVTVTVDAQPTETGNDATSARAGFGAVLAVIAALAITL
- a CDS encoding hypothetical protein (BUSCO:21990at5125), yielding MQSSIKRMASSAANIYNSPALTHELVAKCSTTRARASILTLPHGVVQLPIFMPVATQASLKGITPEQLEETGCMLCLNNTYHLGLKPGQEVLDAIGGAHKLQGWNRNILTDSGGFQMVSLLKLATITEKGVEFLSPHDGTPMLLTPEHSMSLQNSIGSDIMMQLDDVLVTTSPDKARMREAMERSVRWLDRCITAHKKPESQNLFCIIQGGLDLEMRRECCREMLARDTPGIAIGGLSGGEAKADYCKVVATCTEMLPELKPRYVMGIGYPEDLVVSVALGADMFDCVWPTRTARFGNAVTKHGVLNMRNKKYADDFSPVEEDCKCMVCKSTAEGGMGVTRAFIHHNASKETVAAHLLTIHNVFYQLNLMRQIRETILEDRFPAFVRQFFAWLYADKAEYPEWAVGALKGVGIDLRSE